The DNA window ACCCAATCTCATCTAACCAGTCATTCACGCTTTTGAGCTGCGTCAACATCCCTGCTATTTGACCATTATCTGACAAAGCTGAGGTATCTACATCAGCATCCAAGAACCTCTCAACATATCCCAAAAACCAATCTTGGGATTCCATCCGCAACATTCCAGCCAAGTCCACGGCCTCATCAAGGCCATTTCCTCTGATCCACTCTGCTGGAGGTTGGGGTGGTGCCTTTTGACTAACGGTAGAGTTATCCCCTGGTTTGCGGAAAGCTCCTGTAGCTACAAGCTTGGAGCCAACTGTTGGACGCGTTTTCCCATGAGTTTTCGTTGTGGTATTCTTAGAAGAGTTTTCAAGGACTAAAATGGATTGATTGCTGGCAATAGGCTTTTGACCTTGACTAGGAGCTGAAGTAGTATCTTTGGTAAATAATGAAAAGGATGACAGATTGGTGGCCAGTGCAGCTTGAACCCAAGAGGCTGCATGTTTACGTCTATCAGATGTGACCTTTAGCGCTTCTTCAGATGGATTGTCATTAGAATCTGGGGAAGAACCAGctggaataattttaaaaagagaatcGGCAATCAAGCGAGAATTATTCAAGCTTGCATGAAGAGCTAAAAACTGCTCCACAGCAGGTTGTGGGTTGTCTTCCCGAGCAGAGGAAGTCAGCTCTGAATACATACTGCAAGAGGAAAGAGGCACATGACAAATTGttaggagaaaaggaaaagctTAAGCTGAATTGTTTATACACTAGAAAACATTAAGTATAGTTACACATCTGAGAAGTCAAATCAAAGAAGCTCCTGAAAATTACTTTTCTCGTGTTCCCAACATTTTAATCAAGCAAATAGAACTCAAGTTGTCTTGGTTTGTCCAACATTACTCGAATATGGAGTGCATATAATCCAAGCTATAAAGAAATTGTAAACATAACTGGGAAGTTTTGACATTTTCTACTACTTTTCTAATCAACCACTATTTCTTGAGTAGTTATACCTTAGACATCGAAGTAAGCTCTCCGCAGCAGTTGCCTCTTGAATAGCCTCTATTGCTGCCGTCTGCGCAGCATCTCGATGCTTCATAACTTCCTGTAATAAAAAATGCGTAGACATGTGAAGATTGAAAAGGCAAAGTAATTAATAGAAGACCAGAAACCAATTGAACTAGATGTTTACAGATGATACCCATGGAATCAAAAGAATTAGCTCTTAACCACTAAAATAATTAACGTATCAGCAATGTCCCTGGTTTATGTGGAAAATTTTCAATCCCCCAAAGCAAATCGCTAGCTAACTACTTAACGAACGATACAGCATTGTGTCATGCATTTAAATATAGAGGACCATGCCACTGAGAGCAAATAGCTGAAAGCAGAATTAAGGTTTCAGTGGCCTGAGGTCCCAGCCTTCAAGGTGCAGACCACGTTACGGATATCTATGACTTCATTCTGCTATCATTCATTCAAGATTATACCTATTTTACTTCATAGAATAATGCTAATTAAATTCTTTGCACTTTCTGTTTCTACTTCTTCTCGATGATGAGATTGTTTGGGACAGGATTTGAACTTTCAACCTCCTCGTCAAAGGAGGTGTGGCCCCTAAGCTAAGCCTGAGCCATAGTTAATGTCAGAAAATAGTTCAACGTAATTCACTAGAAGAGAACACAATGGTATGTTCTTAGGCAGCATAATTCAACACTCAACAAATGGCGAGCTTTAATAAAATGTGGAAATGTTCTCACATCTACCACTGCTTTTCTCTCGGAAAACAGAGAGAAGGCCTATGAACTTATCAAGATTTAAGTTTTACCTTTCCAAATTTGGCAAGAGAAGAGGGCAGTGAACTCCATGAAACACTTCCTTCAGTCAATCTTCTGCTACTTATTGAAACCTTGACCAGATTTCCTGGGAATCCATTGTTAGCATGCTCTGATGATTTCTTTCCAGCAGTTGTTCTTAGCTTATTTGACTTGTCTTGTTCATCCAAACTTCCATTTGCAACATTTTTCTTGGTAGATGTCTGAATTTTAGTCTCCTCTTTGGATGACTTAGAAGATACTTGGGTCCTGTAATCCTCTTTAGATGGCAATCTCTCACTTGATGTACTTTTTCTTGGAGTCTGCCATATACAATTACATTAGGTGGCGAGTATAGTAATTTTACAAAGAAGAGTTGGAAAACACAGAAAAGGTGAATTGGAGAATAGCAGTAAAAAGCACAACATTTTTGAGTCAACTCAGGACCTTTTGGGTCACACGAAATCAGGACAATATAAGAATGAGATAGACCAATTCAACACAACAGTTTTACCAATCAAACCACATAAAAAGgatctaattttgaaaaaaaagctcAACTGGTGAATCTTGAGGAACATTGAAAaccatgatcaagaaaagaatgaaatcaGACTTAACCGCCTATCACTCCGAAATTACAACATTTTATATCTTAACTGAAACAAGTGTTTTTTCAAGTACATCTCAAACAAATCATACTCTGCTAGAAGACTAAATCCATAGATGATAATACTTACAGAAACACTCCAAGCTTCAGGCTTTGGATCGTGTCTGGCGCCTCTCAAATTTGATTTCTCTCTATGCTTCACCTCCATATTCCCCTCCCAACTTTTCCTCAAAGCTTTGGCCCCCAACTCAATCCCCTGAACAATATTCTTGATCACCGGCACCCTCTTCACAGTGGGACTTGCCCCACGAACAGAACTTGCCTTTTCTACAATCCTAGGTGATTCCTTGTCCGATCCCTTAATCACTGACT is part of the Populus trichocarpa isolate Nisqually-1 chromosome 7, P.trichocarpa_v4.1, whole genome shotgun sequence genome and encodes:
- the LOC7491736 gene encoding uncharacterized protein LOC7491736 isoform X1, with the protein product MANLVPGVLLKLLQHMDTDVKVAGEHRSSLLQVVSIVPALAGGELFSNQGFYLKVSDSSHATYVSLPDEHDDLILSDKIQLGQFIHVERLQPASPVPILRGVRPVPGRHPCVGSPEDIVASQSPGFLNNNLEKVKSPKRGVLGGCNVGEKDKSVGGSANGNSHKEALSDKKATQTRSKSQLSKLTLDLDLKRERVAKSKSSSSRSIPSSPTSCYSLPSSFEKFSNGVRQQSVIKGSDKESPRIVEKASSVRGASPTVKRVPVIKNIVQGIELGAKALRKSWEGNMEVKHREKSNLRGARHDPKPEAWSVSTPRKSTSSERLPSKEDYRTQVSSKSSKEETKIQTSTKKNVANGSLDEQDKSNKLRTTAGKKSSEHANNGFPGNLVKVSISSRRLTEGSVSWSSLPSSLAKFGKEVMKHRDAAQTAAIEAIQEATAAESLLRCLSMYSELTSSAREDNPQPAVEQFLALHASLNNSRLIADSLFKIIPAGSSPDSNDNPSEEALKVTSDRRKHAASWVQAALATNLSSFSLFTKDTTSAPSQGQKPIASNQSILVLENSSKNTTTKTHGKTRPTVGSKLVATGAFRKPGDNSTVSQKAPPQPPAEWIRGNGLDEAVDLAGMLRMESQDWFLGYVERFLDADVDTSALSDNGQIAGMLTQLKSVNDWLDEIGSSKDEAETPHVSSETVDRLRKKIYEYLLTHVESAAAALGGGSQPSPANRSIETKSKR
- the LOC7491736 gene encoding uncharacterized protein LOC7491736 isoform X2, producing the protein MANLVPGVLLKLLQHMDTDVKVAGEHRSSLLQVVSIVPALAGGQFIHVERLQPASPVPILRGVRPVPGRHPCVGSPEDIVASQSPGFLNNNLEKVKSPKRGVLGGCNVGEKDKSVGGSANGNSHKEALSDKKATQTRSKSQLSKLTLDLDLKRERVAKSKSSSSRSIPSSPTSCYSLPSSFEKFSNGVRQQSVIKGSDKESPRIVEKASSVRGASPTVKRVPVIKNIVQGIELGAKALRKSWEGNMEVKHREKSNLRGARHDPKPEAWSVSTPRKSTSSERLPSKEDYRTQVSSKSSKEETKIQTSTKKNVANGSLDEQDKSNKLRTTAGKKSSEHANNGFPGNLVKVSISSRRLTEGSVSWSSLPSSLAKFGKEVMKHRDAAQTAAIEAIQEATAAESLLRCLSMYSELTSSAREDNPQPAVEQFLALHASLNNSRLIADSLFKIIPAGSSPDSNDNPSEEALKVTSDRRKHAASWVQAALATNLSSFSLFTKDTTSAPSQGQKPIASNQSILVLENSSKNTTTKTHGKTRPTVGSKLVATGAFRKPGDNSTVSQKAPPQPPAEWIRGNGLDEAVDLAGMLRMESQDWFLGYVERFLDADVDTSALSDNGQIAGMLTQLKSVNDWLDEIGSSKDEAETPHVSSETVDRLRKKIYEYLLTHVESAAAALGGGSQPSPANRSIETKSKR